gattaattactgAGGAAAAATTAATACCGTagcaaggaaagattaaagctagagagagtaTTCAGCCGTCTGAAAGTAAAATAAAGTGTAACCTAATAATAATcgacgagtttctaatttataatacaaaatatctgttttaggaaaatccggaaaataatctgccagagaggttcctcgatcgagcctgaggtgaCTCGATCAAGGACGATTGCTCGATTGAGCCCtgcttgactcgatcgaggaaccagcttcacaGACGGTTTCCTTgtttctttcacttctagccttcatgctacctcgttcctcgtgccatgcttcgtgtattctactatgccATCTCCGCTACGCTCATTTAGCTTGATTATCTTCATAATGCGTTATTTCTGCATTGAAAtccaaaatagcggcagtatcgacaattcatttaaataaggcatgtaaatgaaataaaggcacgaaaacggtatataaaatggtatgaaaggagctataaaagtatatataaaagtgatacatcaaatgTTTTGGAAAATTTCTACTGCATCCCCTTCCACCTGGGTGCAGTGGTGCCAACATTATCATATGCATGGTTTGGACTGTTGGAGTGTGATGCCATCACAGTCCACTTCCATAGTTTGGAAAGCTATCTTTGCTGCACGAGATGATTTTGTTGGTCAGACTAGCTCACTTGAAGGTGCCAAAGCTTCTTTACAGGACTGCAGTAGGAATGGCAAGCTGCAACTGTACCAGGTCTATGCTGTTTTCCATGGGAGACACTCTAATTTTCAATGGGATAAACGTATTTTGGATGGAGTGGTCATGCCTAGACATGCTATGCTTGTGAGAATGGCAGTGCAAAGGGGACTGGCCACTACTTATAATCTGAATAGGAGGGGACTGCACCTTGTTAACAGATGCTACTTATGTCTGGCTGCAGTTGAAGATCATCCGCAGTTGTTCTTCTTATGTTCCTTTTCTAGGGCTGTGTACCAAGATATCCTGCTCTGGCTTGGGGTCACGAGAAGACCATTCTGTCTGCATCAGGAGCTGCTTAAATTGTCCAGATATCGAGGTAAGGGATGGAGGAAAAAAAGGGCTCGGTGTAGTCTGGCTGCCACTGTATACTTCTTATGGCAAGAACGGAATTGGCGAATTTTCAGAGGGGTTTCTCGCACAATTGAGCAAGTTGTTTATCAAATTAAATATTATGTTTTTATTCAATTGTATGATAATATTAATAGTAGTGTCTTAGAGGAAGTACTAGAGCATATGATTAGCTAGGATGGTCATTTGTTCAATTAGTGGCTCTACTTTGTATGAAATTCTCTTTTTCTAATGAGAAGCTGatttctacaaaaaaaaaaaaatatgtaccaaagaacgaatcccagaaacttgatatgaacaaatcgagtttctaaaatccggttttgatttaatgacgaaaacccgcaaatatcgaattataaggaaTTTAAGTCGAGATAAAACGTTATAATTGAAAAGGAATTATTAAAAACATGGTTTATGTactgaagaaagaaagaaaataagaaaataagacaaAAGAACGAAACCACagaaaacccgaggaagaagaagaagaagagaaggagcAGCGACAGcttctagaagaggcgcagcagatgctatgatccttcgaagaggcgcagctgctactgcgtttcttctcgatgcCTGGTTTCCACTGTTACGTAAAAACAGTTTGGAATAAAGGTTttttaaatcggttttaaatatacttttgacgtaaatcttacaataatgagtacaaaaataaaatacaataaaaaaaagatgggatttacaccctcagacttacatgtttgacgaaacaagattgactaagttaacgttagtgattgctcgactcgaatgtatgtagaaagtgccctcgttggaggtttttagattaattgattgatgtgtagtggtcaaattggtcggtcatgcaacgtgactggtactcagaatgatctgagcttacgtggtcgattgatcaagcacgtaggtgtcgaaagcttagagcaaagtctagaatgcaaagagagaagagaagggcggacactcgcgtgaaaaatatggagaccgaaggtctctatttataccaaaaaatgtgaagagttttggaatgacacaaactttggaaagaaataatggaaatattccgtaaacagcAAAAACAGGTTGGAGAAGAGACGCAACAGCTGCtgcggtccttccaagaggcgcagcacctgctgcgtcatttcccgagaggtttcctcctgcggaagaaagatttccgcgtttttattatggaattgcggtagatatCTACTTCCTTATTTCGTAAAATATGATAtttgggatatattttaccaaaagatataaaatttaatCATGAAATAAGTATctagaacattctagaacattccgactcggcattttaaacggtttcttggaaaatgaagcggtttttgacccggactccaaatgaactctaattactatcaaaacgaccgtattggcgcacatatgatgaccaagaggtagacataagtgtttgagctatcacttgacaataaacttacggcctgtcataaatcgttctgtgtaccaaacatgcggcccaatcatcactgggtggttggcggaaggtgtagaaatgaggtatctacaggatATCTCGAACCTGATATCCATTATGGGTGATTCCGGGATCATCACACCCATGTAAGGAATCGACATATCCACCTATGTCAGAAGTTTTATCCTCCACATTGGAGGGAGCCATATCATCCGAGGGTGTTCCGGTAGCATCTGTGCCTGGGGTAGATTCTCGTATAATATGGCTGGCGGGAGGATTGACATGAATGGATTGTTTAATTGAGTTCAAATCGAGGTTATTTGTGGTGATATCTGTTTGTTGGATCTCTGAGTTTCGAGTATCTGTGGAGTTAATAGATAAATTGTTATTAGGAATTATATTAGAAATATTACGTAGGGCTGAATTTTTATGGCTTAGATATGGAGTACCTGAAGATTTCTTTTGGTAAGATTTGACGGGTTTATTATGGGAATGATTTTTTGTAATTTGGGTTTTCCTAACattgcaattattattattggtaaaAATATTTGAGGATGGATTTCCAGAGAAAGGATGAGGGATATTTGTGGGAACAATAGCCGAATTTTTTGCTTTTGGAATATTTTCCTGATCCTGAGTATCAAGAGTACAAAATCTTGAGCCGGGATTGCAAAGGAGAATGTTATTTCcaaaattaaaaatattattcTCCGTATTCGATTTCGAATTCGAACTTGAAGCTCCTGGTTTGTCAAGCTTGACCGGAGTTCTTTTCCTCTGAGGTTTCTTTATCATCATCCATTCCCTGAAATTTGCTTCGCCCTTGGGGTTTTCTCTTAAATTAGCATCAATTGCTACTGACTCGACTTGTTGATCATTTTCGTTGTTGCTGTGGTCACTCCCGGTCAACGAACAATCATCTTTCGCGTGATCTAACTTGCCACAATTGAAACAAGTCATTCTTAAACCCTCGTATTGTATGTGATAGACCTTACCGTTTATCCAAAACTTCGATAGAAGAGGCTTCAAAATATGTAGCTCGATACTCATACGAGTAAACTAACCCCATTCAGCATGAGTTGTGCTTTTATCAATACGAACAACTGGCCCAATTTTATCTCCTATCTTAGAAAGAAATCCCTTATTAAAGTATTTGACTGGTAGAGTTTGAATTCGTACCCACGCTATTAAACGATCTATTTTGTCTTCCGATGGTAGAAAATTGGGAATCCAATGTCAAATTGTTCAATAGCAGTCGTCTATCATCTAGGGTCCCTAAGTCAATGCATGCTCGTAATCTTGAATGGATGAGAACCTTGAAACATAATACGAACAACCCAAATCAGTCAGAGTCAATTTGCCTTTAATAGGCCATTTAACATGTAATTtatggctacaagggttcaaacgggctaacaaaaagggtaatgtatggcttatttgaacgctaagaaccgcctttcctcatgtacttaatcatatgaatgcgcaaaaattaagaaactaatgtcacacttatgcagtttgatattacacattccaaaaGGAGAACCACACTCTCAAGCCTATttgacaaatgagaccagtttattggtGTTCCTGGCCTaagaagctctatagacctcagaaatttaagtggtttaccaaaaTAATATTGTCAAATTTACTTAGCATAAGGCATATTattacggtcaagacttgagtaatgagctttgttttcatgaacaactagtcaaaacaatgtacatggataactatattgggattcaaatgcaaaaacaatgcaaattaTCATTACTGCtattcaattcaccaagactcgacctaaaacaatttaaaacatgtttttggatttttgaaatttttgaatttttatggatttttttttaaacacacaacataaataaatcccccccaaacctaaatgtcacggTGTCCTCAAtatgacgcctacagcatagcaatcacaaaacaaatcaccagcaacctaaaggacactacTAACCTAGGGAATAGGGAGATAAGTAACAACCTAACTACAACAAAATAAAGTACAAAGAAGGATAATACCATCTGTAAAGCAAaagctcccccaaaccatctgCAAAGTgggggatgtagtgaccagctgtcactactgctcatttcatcatcatcatcatcatcatcattaccatCACCATGGACGGTCTCATCAAACTCATCAATCTCCCTCAACAAAGTATCCATAACTGGGTCAGCAAAATGGTCAGCACGGCCTCCACGTTGACCACCATGTCAACCTCGGCCTCTAGTACGACCACTTCTAGATCCACCAGCTGCCCCAGAAGTAGAAGCTCCAAACTGACCACCATAAGAAGTAGAA
This sequence is a window from Silene latifolia isolate original U9 population unplaced genomic scaffold, ASM4854445v1 scaffold_168, whole genome shotgun sequence. Protein-coding genes within it:
- the LOC141638063 gene encoding uncharacterized protein LOC141638063, coding for MFWKISTASPSTWVQWCQHYHMHGLDCWSVMPSQSTSIVWKAIFAARDDFVGQTSSLEGAKASLQDCSRNGKLQLYQVYAVFHGRHSNFQWDKRILDGVVMPRHAMLVRMAVQRGLATTYNLNRRGLHLVNRCYLCLAAVEDHPQLFFLCSFSRAVYQDILLWLGVTRRPFCLHQELLKLSRYRGKGWRKKRARCSLAATVYFLWQERNWRIFRGVSRTIEQVVYQIKYYVFIQLYDNINSSVLEEVLEHMIS